A single window of Chitinophaga sp. XS-30 DNA harbors:
- a CDS encoding ABC transporter ATP-binding protein, translated as MQDNIVKIEGLSHRYSKDWAVKDVSFEINKKGIVGLLGSNGAGKSTTMNILCGVLSQTQGQVLIEGIDMRTHPEEAKKRIGFLPQNAPLYLEQTVDEYLNFCAHLRLIEKRRIKAAVDMVKERCGVAHFSKRLIGNLSGGYRQRVGIAQALIHKPLLVVLDEPTNGLDPNQILEVRQLIKEIATDRAVIFSSHILSEIQATCQDIIMIEGGKIVFKDSMASFNNYIEPDSLIATLENPPEENELRAIKGIKAVEFLTEKTIRLRFEPAADIAESIVETSVQRRWRLKEIMLEKSSLDAIFAQLSNKKSKPAQQP; from the coding sequence ATGCAAGACAACATCGTTAAAATTGAAGGGCTGTCACACCGCTACAGCAAAGACTGGGCGGTGAAAGATGTCAGTTTCGAGATCAATAAAAAAGGTATTGTAGGATTGCTCGGCTCCAATGGCGCGGGTAAATCCACTACCATGAACATCCTTTGCGGCGTGTTAAGCCAAACCCAGGGGCAGGTGCTGATCGAGGGTATTGATATGCGAACGCACCCGGAAGAGGCCAAGAAAAGGATCGGTTTTCTCCCGCAAAATGCGCCGCTCTACCTTGAACAAACGGTAGATGAATACCTCAACTTCTGCGCACATCTCCGGCTGATAGAGAAACGCCGGATAAAAGCGGCCGTGGATATGGTAAAGGAAAGATGCGGCGTAGCGCATTTCAGCAAGCGGCTCATCGGGAACCTTTCCGGCGGTTACCGGCAAAGGGTGGGCATTGCCCAGGCACTCATCCATAAGCCATTGCTGGTTGTGCTGGATGAACCCACCAATGGTCTCGATCCCAACCAGATACTGGAAGTGCGGCAGCTGATCAAAGAAATAGCTACCGACCGTGCCGTGATCTTCTCTTCGCACATCCTTTCGGAAATACAGGCTACCTGCCAGGATATCATTATGATCGAAGGCGGGAAAATCGTGTTCAAGGACAGTATGGCATCATTCAACAATTACATCGAACCGGACAGCCTCATTGCTACGCTGGAAAACCCGCCGGAAGAAAATGAGCTGAGAGCCATCAAAGGCATCAAAGCGGTTGAATTCCTGACGGAGAAAACCATCCGGTTACGATTCGAGCCCGCTGCCGACATCGCTGAAAGCATTGTGGAAACAAGCGTTCAGCGGAGATGGCGCCTGAAGGAAATCATGCTGGAGAAGAGTTCGCTCGATGCCATCTTCGCACAGCTATCCAATAAAAAATCTAAACCCGCCCAACAACCATGA
- a CDS encoding RagB/SusD family nutrient uptake outer membrane protein, translating into MKKLHLYIIICILTLSGCTKFLDIKPKDKFIPATVADYENMLNSGTIVNFGDYFWDLLSDDAFLPEGEPGNLYTKQQLWGRQIYTFNSSPYEQGANDFLWSEGYKRIFYYNSIINNIMEATEGSEANKKSVRAEAYLGRAMEHLQLVNVYAHHYDAATAASEPGIPIATIADINAKFVRNTVKEVYDQILSDANAAIADLPLKNKLTKFRAGKAGGFALLARAYLFMGDYVNAKKNADSALSLQSELANMNDYNIIIPGPFPNVPGAPLGWTDIPDGQLNPETIVARHFLRPFGLGMDVCASPELSALFTDDDKRWTLYYADGWPPAPPFNYMSRYGVKLFLRGDYYSNYLNVPEMYLIRAECLARDNKLRDALADVNKLRLNRITPAAYEVFAPEDFGNDAERVLRFVLEERRRELAFTGMRVIDLKRLNKETRFQKTIRHTAEGIEYELLPGSDKYLRQLWPTATAFNPDWPLNP; encoded by the coding sequence ATGAAGAAACTACATCTGTATATCATCATCTGCATACTAACGTTATCCGGCTGCACGAAGTTTCTGGATATAAAACCGAAAGACAAATTCATCCCGGCAACCGTGGCCGACTACGAGAATATGCTCAACTCCGGCACCATTGTGAACTTTGGCGATTACTTCTGGGACCTCCTGTCCGACGACGCTTTCCTGCCGGAAGGAGAACCGGGCAACCTGTACACCAAGCAGCAGTTGTGGGGCCGGCAGATCTATACCTTCAACTCTTCTCCGTACGAGCAGGGCGCCAATGATTTTCTGTGGAGCGAGGGTTATAAAAGGATCTTCTACTACAACAGCATCATCAACAACATCATGGAGGCTACTGAAGGATCGGAAGCCAACAAAAAAAGTGTTCGCGCGGAGGCTTACCTCGGCCGCGCGATGGAACACCTGCAACTGGTGAATGTGTACGCGCATCATTACGATGCCGCGACAGCCGCCTCTGAGCCGGGTATACCCATTGCAACGATCGCGGACATTAATGCGAAGTTTGTAAGGAATACCGTGAAGGAAGTATACGACCAGATACTGAGCGATGCCAACGCCGCCATCGCTGACCTGCCTTTGAAAAATAAACTGACGAAATTCAGGGCCGGCAAAGCCGGCGGGTTTGCACTGCTCGCCCGGGCTTACCTTTTCATGGGGGACTACGTTAATGCAAAAAAGAATGCTGACTCCGCACTATCCCTGCAAAGCGAACTGGCCAACATGAATGATTACAATATCATTATCCCCGGGCCTTTCCCGAATGTGCCGGGAGCGCCGCTGGGATGGACGGACATACCGGATGGGCAGCTCAATCCCGAAACCATCGTGGCCCGGCATTTCCTCCGGCCATTCGGACTGGGCATGGATGTGTGCGCCTCTCCGGAACTGAGCGCCCTCTTTACAGATGACGATAAACGCTGGACATTATACTACGCTGATGGATGGCCGCCCGCACCGCCGTTCAATTACATGTCGAGGTACGGAGTGAAGCTTTTCCTGCGCGGAGATTATTACAGCAACTATCTCAATGTGCCGGAAATGTACCTGATCCGCGCGGAATGCCTGGCGCGTGACAATAAACTGAGAGATGCGCTGGCCGATGTCAACAAACTAAGATTGAACAGGATCACTCCGGCTGCTTATGAGGTCTTTGCGCCGGAAGACTTCGGCAATGATGCAGAACGCGTGCTGCGTTTTGTGCTGGAAGAAAGAAGGCGGGAACTGGCGTTCACAGGGATGCGGGTCATTGATCTGAAGCGCCTGAACAAAGAAACCCGTTTTCAGAAAACCATCCGGCATACCGCCGAAGGCATCGAGTACGAATTGCTGCCAGGCAGCGATAAGTACCTGCGCCAGCTGTGGCCAACCGCCACTGCGTTCAACCCGGACTGGCCGCTGAACCCATAA